The following proteins are encoded in a genomic region of Pyricularia oryzae 70-15 chromosome 6, whole genome shotgun sequence:
- a CDS encoding choline dehydrogenase — MSEVPAFTSIFASKGVHDWQPMVDWGFITEPQIATDGKSILYPRGKCFGGSTARNFMVYQRGSVQSYKMWADLVGDESYEFESLLPYFEKSLKFTPPDTSRRFKNGSVDYNPTVLGDGQGPLSLTFSHYVQAFGTWVVKGLGELGFPVIPGFQSGHLMRDGSTMGQAYSMYNINATTMLRESSETSFMRLAMEHENFIAYPSTMAKRVLFDEDKKATGLMVDTQGVQYILSARKEIILSAGFIGTPQLLMVSGVGPADTLQRLNIPVLADRPGVGQGMQDHVYFGPSYRVNAPTMSSLFENPKFAAQQATEFKNNAAGIYTNPASDIIAWEKVPTEMRSNFTEASRTRLSGYPEDWPELEYISLNGYLGWNNDSRGGSPNDGYNYATLAVALASPFSKGSVTIVSNDTFVHPKLDPKFLSEQADIEVALVGYKRVRQFWQTTTMQQFLVDTEEKFPGRLVQNDDNIISIIKQSYHTTNHGSCTAAMGRPENPMAVVDAQARVYGVQNLRVVDASAFPLLPPGHPVATIYALAEKISLYWTFLQGQFYLMI, encoded by the exons ATGAGCGAGGTTCCGGCATTTACTAGCATATTTGCGAGCAAAGGTGTCCACGATTGGCAGCCGATG GTCGACTGGGGATTTATTACTGAGCCTCAGATT GCCACGGACGGAAAGTCGATCCTGTACCCGCGTGGGAAATGCTTTGGGGGTTCAACGGCCAGAAACTTCATGGTCTACCAGCGCGGCAGTGTTCAGTCCTACAAAATGTGGGCAGACCTGGTCGGTGACGAAAGTTACGAGTTTGAAAGTCTCCTGCCCTACTTTGAGAAGAGTCTCAAGTTCACACCCCCCGACACGAGCCGAAGATTCAAAAATGGCAGTGTCGATTATAATCCTACCGTGCTAGGGGACGGTCAAGGGCCTTTGTCTCTGACCTTCTCACACTACGTCCAAGCCTTCGGTACGTGGGTGGTGAAAGGACTCGGGGAACTCGGGTTTCCCGTCATTCCCGGATTCCAAAGCGGCCATTTGATGCGGGACGGCTCGACCATGGGCCAAGCCTATAGCATGTATAACATTAACGCAACCACCATGCTGAGAGAGTCGTCCGAAACATCGTTCATGCGACTGGCCATGGAACATGAGAACTTTATCGCCTACCCATCTACTATGGCCAAGAGGGTCCTTTTTGATGAGGACAAAAAGGCCACGGGCCTCATGGTTGACACGCAGGGTGTCCAGTACATCCTGTCTGCCCGCAAGGAGATTATATTGTCAGCAGGCTTTATAGGAACGCCGCAGCTGCTTATGGTGTCCGGGGTTGGGCCAGCGGATACTTTGCAAAGATTAAACATTCCCGTCCTTGCAGATCGTCCCGGCGTTGGCCAGGGTATGCAAGACCATGTATATTTCGGTCCGTCTTATCGCGTCAACGCTCCAACGATGTCGTCGCTTTTCGAGAATCCCAAATTCGCCGCGCAACAAGCCACCGAATTTAAAAACAACGCGGCTGGAATATACACCAACCCTGCGTCCGATATAATTGCGTGGGAAAAGGTCCCGACGGAAATGCGCTCAAACTTTACGGAGGCCTCACGGACAAGGTTGAGTGGCTATCCTGAGGATTGGCCGGAGCTGGAATATATTTCCCTCAATGGATATTTGGGCTGGAACAACGATTCCCGTGGGGGATCCCCGAACGACGGGTACAATTATGCAACCTTGGCGGTGGCATTGGCCTCGCCATTTTCGAAAGGTTCCGTGACCATCGTTTCTAACGACACGTTTGTTCATCCTAAACTCGATCCCAAATTCCTTTCCGAGCAGGCCGATATAGAGGTTGCATTAGTTGGTTATAAAAGGGTGCGACAGTTTTGGCAGACGACCACGATGCAACAGTTTCTCGTCGATACGGAAGAAAAGTTCCCGGGCCGCTTAGTCCAAAACGACGATAATATCATAAGCATTATTAAGCAGAGCTACCACACTACGAATCACGGTTcctgcactgccgctatggGTAGACCTGAGAACCCCATGGCCGTGGTGGATGCCCAGGCCCGGGTTTATGGTGTTCAAAATCTTCGCGTGGTTGATGCGTCAGCTTTCCCGCTTTTGCCACCCGGCCACCCGGTTGCTACGATTTATGCATTGGCCGAAAAGATTTC CTTATATTGGACCTTTTTGCAAGGGCAGTTTTACCTAATGATTTAA